In a genomic window of Polycladomyces abyssicola:
- a CDS encoding DUF421 domain-containing protein — protein MSDFIETIIRTIFSVFLLIISTHIIGRQAISRLTYLHYIVNITIGSIAGNLAFEYKLNPYLITLSIVLLTALSALLSYLALKSRTFQRWIIGEPVLLIDKGKILEKNLSKINMGLEVLSQSLRRKDIFDINEVECAILEPDGELSVLKKPMYLPVTRKDLSLQTSNRSFPTELIVDGEIVVENLAKRNLTMEWLEKELNKRKLTPEDVNYMVLSSNHQLYIDLYQDRLNH, from the coding sequence ATGTCTGACTTTATAGAAACCATTATTAGAACGATATTCTCTGTTTTCTTACTCATCATCAGCACTCATATTATTGGAAGACAAGCCATTTCTCGTTTAACTTATTTACATTATATCGTGAATATCACGATAGGATCGATTGCAGGGAACCTTGCCTTTGAATATAAACTTAATCCCTATCTTATAACGTTATCTATTGTATTATTAACCGCTCTGTCCGCTCTGTTGTCATATCTCGCTTTAAAAAGCCGCACTTTTCAAAGATGGATTATTGGAGAACCGGTTCTCCTGATCGATAAAGGAAAAATCCTTGAAAAAAATCTATCCAAAATCAATATGGGCTTGGAAGTATTGAGTCAAAGTTTGAGAAGAAAAGACATCTTTGATATCAATGAAGTAGAATGCGCGATACTGGAACCGGACGGGGAATTATCAGTATTAAAAAAACCAATGTATCTTCCAGTGACTCGTAAAGACTTATCGCTTCAAACATCTAACCGCTCATTTCCTACAGAATTGATTGTTGACGGAGAAATCGTTGTTGAAAATTTGGCCAAAAGAAATTTAACGATGGAATGGTTAGAAAAAGAATTGAATAAGCGCAAATTGACACCCGAAGATGTCAACTACATGGTACTGAGTTCAAATCATCAACTGTATATTGACTTATATCAAGACCGTTTGAATCATTAA
- a CDS encoding VOC family protein translates to MIRQIATVAIYVEDQDAALQFWTEKIGFKVYRDQPMGPQGRWIEVGPENVQTRLVLYPKSMMPNWEELKPSIVFECEDIQGTYERLTANGVKFLDEPKQMQWGTFVQFEDPDGNRFVLKG, encoded by the coding sequence ATGATCAGACAAATTGCCACGGTGGCGATCTACGTGGAAGATCAGGATGCAGCACTTCAATTTTGGACCGAGAAAATCGGATTCAAAGTGTATCGCGATCAACCGATGGGGCCACAAGGAAGATGGATCGAAGTCGGACCGGAAAACGTTCAAACCCGACTGGTACTGTACCCGAAATCGATGATGCCCAATTGGGAGGAACTGAAACCTTCTATTGTGTTTGAATGTGAGGACATCCAGGGAACGTACGAACGACTCACCGCCAACGGTGTCAAGTTTTTGGACGAGCCCAAACAGATGCAATGGGGCACCTTCGTTCAATTTGAGGATCCGGATGGAAACCGCTTTGTGTTGAAGGGATAA
- the dapD gene encoding 2,3,4,5-tetrahydropyridine-2,6-dicarboxylate N-acetyltransferase, with protein sequence MEMMDAHQIIQFIANSEKKTPVKVHIKGQLDQIDFGSNVKTFFNGNVGVLFGDWKEVQPVLEANKDKIEDYVVENDRRNSAIPLLDLKNIEARIEPGAIIREQVEIGKNAVIMMGAVINIGAVIGEGTMIDMNVVVGGRGTIGKNCHIGAGAVIAGVIEPPSATPVIIEDDVVVGANAVILEGVRVGKGAVVAAGAVVTEDVPPNTVVAGTPARVIKQIDDKTRSKTEIMQELRKL encoded by the coding sequence ATGGAAATGATGGATGCACATCAGATTATCCAATTCATCGCCAACAGTGAGAAAAAAACGCCCGTCAAAGTGCATATCAAGGGGCAACTGGATCAGATCGACTTCGGCTCGAACGTGAAAACGTTCTTTAACGGCAATGTAGGTGTATTGTTCGGGGATTGGAAGGAAGTACAGCCCGTCCTCGAAGCCAACAAAGACAAAATCGAAGATTACGTGGTGGAAAACGACCGGCGCAACTCCGCCATTCCGCTGCTTGATCTGAAAAATATCGAAGCGCGGATCGAACCAGGAGCCATCATTCGTGAACAGGTGGAAATCGGGAAAAACGCGGTCATCATGATGGGAGCGGTCATCAACATCGGTGCAGTGATCGGCGAAGGCACAATGATCGATATGAACGTGGTCGTCGGTGGTCGCGGCACGATCGGGAAAAACTGCCACATCGGTGCGGGAGCCGTCATCGCCGGTGTGATCGAACCCCCGTCAGCAACACCCGTCATCATCGAAGATGATGTCGTCGTCGGTGCCAATGCCGTGATCCTCGAAGGTGTCCGTGTCGGCAAAGGCGCGGTGGTGGCTGCAGGTGCCGTCGTAACGGAAGATGTTCCGCCCAATACCGTGGTGGCGGGAACCCCGGCCCGGGTCATCAAACAAATCGACGACAAAACCCGGTCCAAAACGGAAATCATGCAGGAACTGCGCAAACTCTAA
- a CDS encoding DUF6597 domain-containing transcriptional factor has translation MVNHMRYREMQPIPQLRPFIRCIWYLERTYDPSAPLETLWPDGFVQLLIHYGKYHLENHQNPLPHGFFIGPLTRCTRLYTLGRLRLFGIRCYPWGFSSLFNIPMTDLQKKSPDERDHMC, from the coding sequence ATGGTGAACCACATGCGATACCGAGAAATGCAACCGATACCGCAGCTCCGCCCGTTCATTCGTTGCATTTGGTATCTGGAACGGACGTATGATCCGTCGGCTCCGCTGGAAACTTTGTGGCCCGACGGATTTGTACAATTGCTCATCCATTATGGGAAATACCATCTCGAAAACCATCAAAATCCCTTGCCCCACGGATTTTTCATCGGACCTTTGACACGATGCACCCGTTTATACACCCTCGGTCGGCTACGTTTGTTCGGTATTCGCTGTTATCCTTGGGGCTTCTCTTCTCTTTTCAACATTCCGATGACGGATTTACAGAAAAAGTCGCCTGATGAGCGGGATCATATGTGCTAG
- a CDS encoding aspartate aminotransferase family protein, which yields MTDWHTLDQTYIMPTVRRLPIAIDKAEGNYLYDTEGNRYLDLFTGLAVNVLGHSHPAILRALREQGERFLHISNLFLNPPAIRLAQRLVENSIPGKVYFANSGAESTEAAIKLIHKWTAKRGEGRDGIVVMKNSFHGRTLGALRLTRQPSVYQDFPQPDFPFYEVEPENIDELRRVCETHRPAAILAEPIQGAGGVVPLSDAYLQEMARLCEQHGILLCMDEIQTGMGRTGKLFAYQHYGLQPDLILFAKGVGGGLPLGGIIAGEKLMNLFQPGDHGTTFAPSPLSAALGNAVLDVLLDEGQMEKGRQTAEYLWSRLRELKEQYPTVIHHVQGKGMMIGIRTNRSAEEIAEWQKALLKEGILFNVTAKTVIRLLPPLTLTREEVDLFIERMEQYMKRTFL from the coding sequence ATGACCGACTGGCACACACTTGACCAGACCTATATCATGCCCACGGTTCGCCGCTTGCCCATTGCCATTGACAAAGCAGAAGGCAACTACCTGTACGACACGGAAGGCAACCGTTATCTGGATCTGTTCACCGGATTGGCCGTCAACGTGCTCGGCCACTCCCATCCGGCGATCCTGCGGGCTCTGCGGGAACAAGGGGAACGGTTTTTGCACATTTCCAACCTGTTTCTCAACCCCCCCGCGATCCGGCTCGCACAACGCTTGGTGGAAAACAGCATCCCGGGCAAAGTGTATTTCGCCAATTCCGGCGCGGAATCGACCGAAGCGGCCATCAAGCTGATCCACAAATGGACAGCCAAACGGGGAGAAGGACGTGACGGCATCGTCGTGATGAAAAACAGCTTTCACGGCCGAACACTGGGCGCGCTGCGGCTGACCCGTCAACCGAGTGTCTATCAGGACTTTCCGCAACCCGATTTCCCCTTTTATGAAGTGGAGCCCGAAAACATCGACGAACTGCGGCGTGTATGCGAAACCCATCGACCGGCCGCTATTTTAGCCGAACCGATTCAAGGCGCGGGCGGCGTCGTACCTCTTTCCGATGCCTACTTGCAGGAAATGGCCCGTCTCTGTGAACAGCACGGCATCCTTTTGTGCATGGACGAGATTCAAACCGGCATGGGGCGGACGGGCAAATTGTTTGCTTACCAGCATTACGGTCTGCAACCCGACCTCATCCTTTTTGCCAAAGGGGTGGGCGGCGGCTTGCCGCTGGGCGGGATCATCGCCGGGGAGAAACTGATGAATCTCTTCCAGCCGGGCGATCACGGCACCACATTTGCCCCGTCGCCACTCAGCGCTGCTTTGGGCAACGCCGTGCTGGACGTGCTGTTGGATGAGGGACAAATGGAAAAAGGACGGCAAACGGCGGAGTACTTGTGGAGCCGATTGCGGGAGCTGAAAGAACAATATCCCACGGTTATCCATCATGTGCAGGGAAAAGGGATGATGATCGGCATCCGCACCAACCGGAGTGCGGAGGAAATCGCGGAGTGGCAAAAAGCGTTGTTGAAGGAAGGCATTTTGTTCAATGTGACCGCGAAAACAGTGATCCGCCTGCTGCCGCCGCTGACACTCACGCGGGAAGAAGTGGACCTTTTCATCGAACGGATGGAACAATACATGAAACGAACCTTTTTGTGA
- a CDS encoding N-acetyldiaminopimelate deacetylase: protein MSAVSDQILNPFIQIRRQLHQIPEPGFAEFKTQQFILEYLAGLPQERLQIRTWRTGVLVKISGTAPRQCIGYRADMDALPMEEETTLPFKSTHPGYMHACGHDMHMAIALGVLTHFVHHPVRDDLLFVFQPAEEGPGGAQPMLESEEFRSWKPDCMFALHVAPEYPVGTIAVKPGILFANTSELFIDLVGKSGHAAYPHRANDMVLATSHLAIQLHHIVSRNIDPLDSAIVTIGKVTIGTKQNIIAGKGRLEGTIRTLSMDSMRKIKSRIEAMVRGIEASFECEATIDWGANYCQVYNDEPLTTEFMDWLRQTNIANLTVCKEAMTGEDFGYFLQEIPGFMFWLGVDTPYGLHHPKIEPNEEAIPVAIRVLTEYITWKASQQN from the coding sequence ATGAGCGCCGTTTCAGATCAGATCCTGAATCCGTTTATCCAGATTCGGCGACAATTGCATCAAATCCCCGAACCCGGTTTTGCCGAGTTCAAAACCCAGCAATTCATCCTGGAGTATCTCGCGGGATTGCCACAAGAACGGTTGCAGATCCGCACTTGGCGCACCGGTGTGTTGGTGAAGATTTCCGGCACCGCTCCACGCCAATGCATCGGGTACCGTGCCGACATGGACGCTCTGCCGATGGAGGAAGAGACGACGCTTCCCTTCAAATCAACCCATCCCGGATACATGCACGCTTGCGGCCACGATATGCACATGGCGATCGCGCTGGGTGTATTGACCCATTTTGTCCATCATCCCGTCCGCGACGACCTGCTGTTCGTCTTCCAACCGGCTGAAGAAGGACCGGGCGGTGCCCAACCCATGTTGGAAAGCGAAGAATTCCGCTCCTGGAAACCGGATTGTATGTTTGCCCTTCATGTCGCGCCGGAATATCCCGTGGGAACGATTGCCGTCAAGCCCGGCATCCTGTTCGCCAACACGTCGGAGCTGTTCATCGACTTGGTCGGCAAAAGCGGCCACGCCGCCTATCCCCACCGGGCCAACGACATGGTGCTGGCCACCTCCCATCTGGCTATTCAACTGCATCATATCGTTTCGCGCAACATTGACCCGTTGGATTCGGCCATTGTCACCATCGGCAAAGTGACCATCGGCACCAAACAAAATATCATCGCCGGGAAAGGGCGGCTGGAAGGGACGATCCGCACCCTCTCGATGGATTCCATGCGGAAGATCAAGTCACGAATTGAAGCGATGGTACGTGGGATCGAAGCGAGTTTTGAATGTGAGGCGACCATTGACTGGGGCGCCAACTACTGTCAAGTGTATAACGACGAACCATTGACGACGGAGTTTATGGACTGGCTCCGTCAGACGAACATCGCCAACCTGACGGTATGCAAAGAAGCGATGACCGGCGAGGATTTCGGCTACTTTCTGCAGGAGATCCCGGGATTCATGTTCTGGCTGGGTGTGGACACACCGTACGGATTACATCATCCGAAAATCGAGCCGAATGAGGAGGCCATCCCTGTCGCTATTCGCGTGTTGACAGAATATATCACGTGGAAAGCTTCACAACAAAACTGA
- a CDS encoding M14 family zinc carboxypeptidase: MESTTSATTRTTSGAKNRQPKSGSSYVGTDLNRNYGYKWGCCGGSSGNPSIETYRGSAPFSAPETARLRDFINSRVVGGNKQIRTAITFNTYSDLSLYPYGYTYTDVPRHDTR, from the coding sequence GTGGAGAGTACGACATCCGCAACAACTCGTACGACTTCTGGCGCAAAAAACCGACAACCCAAGAGCGGTTCTTCTTATGTCGGCACCGATTTGAACCGAAATTACGGATACAAATGGGGGTGCTGCGGCGGTTCCAGCGGCAATCCGTCCATTGAGACCTATCGCGGCTCGGCACCGTTTTCCGCTCCGGAAACCGCCCGACTGCGCGATTTTATCAACAGTCGAGTAGTCGGCGGCAACAAACAAATCCGCACTGCCATCACATTCAATACCTACAGCGATCTGAGCTTGTACCCATATGGCTATACGTACACGGATGTGCCGAGACATGACACAAGATGA